One part of the Rhizobium rhizogenes genome encodes these proteins:
- a CDS encoding cache domain-containing protein has translation MNLRQQIIALSILPLVLAVFAITAFITWQSRTLAESSISTFEQNMLKAKESEIVHLTYVAMSAVRGIMAQGGLSDDEKRERAIELIKSLDYGEDGYFFVYDYAGNSIVHPRQNEFPGRNWLDFIDPDGKKVIETLIATAKAGGGFVQYKWARPATGQIGDKLSYVDKLDNWRWMLGTGIYLDEIHTQTEAAQTDFRSAIGWTFKIVALVAIPAILLVFATGMVITLSERRLADRKLRLLTQRVIDTQEQERTRLARDLHDGISQSLVGARYAMNLAERKVKAGDGDVSGAIEGGIKTLNDAIRDVRQLSHALRPPLLDDLGLVAALRALCEGFRDRTGVDAVLDASFFADNLKANVSTALYRIAQEALTNVERHADATTVFIRLRSERGRSRMTIGDDGVGFDSAGTAAQGLGLRNMQERVAHFRGVLLIKSDEKGTMLTVLTPLSAHRDPAESAA, from the coding sequence ATGAACCTCCGGCAGCAGATCATAGCCCTTTCCATTCTGCCGCTGGTGCTGGCGGTATTTGCCATCACGGCTTTCATCACATGGCAGTCCAGAACCCTGGCCGAGAGCAGCATATCGACTTTCGAGCAGAATATGCTGAAAGCCAAGGAAAGCGAAATCGTTCATCTCACCTATGTGGCCATGTCTGCCGTTCGCGGGATCATGGCGCAGGGCGGCCTGTCTGATGACGAGAAGCGGGAGAGGGCGATCGAGCTCATCAAGAGCCTGGACTATGGAGAGGACGGGTATTTCTTCGTCTACGATTATGCCGGAAACAGTATCGTCCATCCCCGACAAAACGAATTCCCGGGCCGCAACTGGCTGGATTTCATCGATCCGGATGGAAAGAAGGTAATTGAAACCCTGATCGCGACGGCGAAGGCGGGCGGCGGTTTCGTTCAATACAAATGGGCGAGGCCTGCAACGGGCCAGATTGGTGACAAGCTGTCCTATGTGGACAAGCTGGATAATTGGCGCTGGATGCTGGGAACCGGCATCTATCTTGATGAGATCCATACCCAGACCGAAGCGGCTCAGACGGATTTTCGCAGCGCCATTGGCTGGACATTCAAAATTGTCGCTTTGGTCGCTATTCCGGCGATCCTGCTGGTGTTTGCGACGGGCATGGTCATAACCCTCAGCGAGCGGCGGCTTGCCGACCGGAAGCTGCGGCTGCTTACGCAGCGGGTCATCGATACGCAGGAACAGGAACGAACCCGACTTGCCCGCGACCTGCATGACGGGATTTCGCAAAGCCTGGTGGGCGCCCGCTATGCGATGAACCTTGCAGAACGCAAGGTCAAGGCGGGTGACGGCGATGTGTCCGGGGCGATAGAAGGCGGGATCAAGACACTCAACGATGCGATCCGCGATGTTCGCCAGCTGTCGCATGCGTTGAGGCCGCCTCTGCTTGATGATCTGGGGTTGGTAGCGGCGCTGCGCGCCCTGTGTGAGGGCTTTCGTGACAGAACGGGTGTAGATGCCGTTCTGGATGCCAGCTTTTTTGCGGATAATCTGAAGGCCAACGTCAGTACGGCGCTTTACCGCATTGCGCAGGAGGCTCTCACCAATGTCGAGCGCCACGCCGATGCGACCACGGTTTTCATTCGGTTGCGCAGTGAGCGTGGCCGCAGCCGGATGACGATCGGTGATGATGGTGTCGGTTTCGATAGCGCGGGAACCGCTGCACAGGGCCTCGGCTTGCGTAACATGCAAGAACGGGTGGCGCATTTCCGTGGCGTTCTGCTGATCAAAAGTGATGAGAAGGGAACCATGTTAACTGTCTTGACGCCGCTCTCTGCCCATCGCGACCCTGCGGAGTCGGCGGCATGA
- a CDS encoding response regulator transcription factor, with product MTKSGPINVLLVDNHPVVLDGLRAILQTYAHLNVAGTAADAQAGLEMAAALHPDVVLLDINMPKINGIEAISLFKSALPACGVIMLSMHDDKEYISSSVLRGASGYILKDVSTDEIAAAIEAVAKGGTYFSSGVADAILETARVDEAEPLTRRERDVLRELVAGKNNREIADALGITLATAETHRKHLKKKLGLKSTAELVRYALDRGIGVLRP from the coding sequence ATGACGAAATCCGGGCCCATCAACGTCCTGCTTGTCGACAATCATCCCGTGGTTCTGGATGGGCTCCGGGCCATTCTCCAGACCTATGCCCATCTGAATGTCGCGGGGACCGCCGCAGATGCACAGGCCGGGCTTGAAATGGCCGCAGCCCTTCATCCGGATGTCGTTCTGCTGGATATAAACATGCCGAAAATCAATGGCATAGAGGCAATCAGCCTGTTCAAAAGCGCCCTGCCGGCATGTGGCGTCATCATGCTTTCCATGCATGACGACAAGGAATACATCTCCTCCTCAGTGCTGCGCGGCGCTTCCGGTTATATTCTGAAGGACGTTTCGACTGACGAGATCGCAGCGGCTATCGAAGCGGTGGCGAAAGGCGGCACCTATTTCTCTTCCGGTGTCGCCGACGCCATATTGGAGACGGCGCGCGTCGATGAAGCCGAGCCTCTGACCAGGCGGGAGCGCGACGTGCTGCGGGAACTGGTCGCCGGGAAAAACAACCGCGAAATTGCCGATGCTCTGGGCATCACCCTGGCGACTGCCGAAACCCATCGAAAGCACCTGAAAAAGAAGCTGGGGCTGAAATCGACGGCGGAACTGGTGCGTTATGCGCTTGATCGGGGGATCGGCGTCCTGAGGCCATGA